The candidate division WOR-3 bacterium genome includes a window with the following:
- the mgtE gene encoding magnesium transporter, with protein MPVRKRVNILKQLLEPEIREMLEEKNWQGIKDALNEWPAPDIADLIASLPDPDKVVIFRLLPQKLQSEVFAEFDPDKQLTLIKNLSDEQVRSLMAELAPDDRTELFEDLPPAVIQRALNLLSPEDRKETLLALGFPENSVGRLLTPDYVAVFSHWTVKQALEHIRKNGVDAETINTVYVVDEQNRLLDDIPLRRLILAAPEEKIEAIMDHQFISIEASADQEEAARVAERYDLLALPVVNSEGVLLGIVTIDDILDVVREEQTEDITKISGIHPGKIDLTFITKLREVPLKLLYRSRVVWLLALLIMDLITGGIIQGFSELLAQYVVLVTFLPVLVDTAGNAGSQSATLVIRALAVGTVRMRDWLFLLGREILLALGLGLTMGLGISIMGFVRGGLKIAPVVVLAMVVNVIVGCAIGIVLPFIFTKLKRDPATASTPLITTLADIFGTAIYLGIAYLFLGKPV; from the coding sequence ATGCCGGTCAGAAAAAGAGTTAACATCTTAAAGCAACTGCTCGAGCCGGAAATCCGCGAGATGCTCGAGGAGAAAAACTGGCAGGGGATTAAGGATGCCCTGAATGAATGGCCTGCACCGGACATTGCGGACCTGATTGCCAGTTTGCCCGACCCGGACAAGGTGGTTATCTTCCGGCTTTTGCCCCAGAAGTTGCAGTCCGAGGTGTTTGCCGAGTTTGACCCGGACAAACAGTTGACCCTGATAAAAAACTTATCCGATGAGCAGGTCCGGAGCCTGATGGCGGAACTGGCGCCGGACGACCGCACCGAACTGTTTGAAGACCTGCCACCGGCGGTAATTCAGCGGGCACTGAACCTCCTTTCCCCTGAAGACCGGAAGGAGACGCTGTTAGCGCTGGGCTTTCCGGAAAACAGCGTGGGCCGGCTTTTGACCCCGGACTATGTTGCGGTGTTCTCGCACTGGACCGTGAAACAGGCGCTCGAACACATCCGGAAAAACGGGGTTGATGCCGAGACGATTAACACCGTTTATGTGGTGGACGAGCAGAACCGGCTCCTTGACGATATCCCGTTGCGCCGGCTCATCCTTGCTGCGCCCGAGGAGAAGATTGAGGCGATTATGGACCATCAGTTCATCTCAATTGAGGCGAGTGCGGACCAGGAGGAGGCGGCACGGGTTGCCGAGCGCTACGACCTGCTGGCGCTGCCGGTTGTGAACAGTGAAGGGGTTCTGCTCGGGATTGTGACGATTGACGACATCCTTGATGTTGTCCGGGAAGAGCAGACCGAAGACATCACCAAGATTTCCGGTATTCATCCGGGTAAGATTGACTTGACCTTCATCACCAAGCTGCGTGAGGTACCGCTGAAACTGCTCTATCGCAGCCGGGTGGTGTGGCTTCTGGCGCTTTTGATAATGGACTTAATCACCGGTGGTATCATTCAAGGGTTTTCCGAACTCCTTGCCCAGTATGTGGTCCTGGTTACATTTCTGCCGGTACTGGTGGACACCGCGGGCAACGCCGGTTCCCAGTCGGCAACGCTGGTCATTCGGGCGCTGGCGGTCGGTACAGTTCGAATGCGGGACTGGCTTTTCCTGCTGGGCAGGGAGATTTTGCTGGCACTGGGTCTGGGTTTGACAATGGGCTTGGGCATCTCAATTATGGGTTTTGTCCGGGGCGGGTTAAAGATTGCACCGGTGGTGGTGCTGGCGATGGTCGTAAATGTTATTGTCGGCTGTGCCATCGGCATCGTTCTGCCCTTTATCTTCACCAAGTTAAAGCGCGACCCGGCAACCGCCAGCACACCACTCATCACCACCCTCGCGGACATCTTTGGCACGGCGATTTATTTAGGCATCGCCTATCTATTTCTGGGCAAACCCGTATAA
- a CDS encoding OsmC family protein codes for MQFLGVSGSNHTVAMDTGPDHGGANTAPTPMELVLIALAGCTGMDVVALLKKMRVNFTRLEMKVKGERREEHPKIFTRIDLLYTIYGKDVNEDAVKRAIELSQEKYCSVSALIRPACPVNYTYQIVQE; via the coding sequence ATGCAATTTCTCGGGGTCAGCGGCTCAAACCACACCGTGGCAATGGACACCGGACCGGACCACGGCGGTGCCAATACCGCACCCACTCCGATGGAACTGGTCTTAATCGCATTAGCCGGCTGTACCGGAATGGATGTGGTTGCGCTGTTGAAAAAGATGCGGGTCAACTTCACCCGTTTGGAAATGAAGGTCAAAGGCGAGCGCCGTGAGGAGCACCCGAAGATTTTTACCCGAATCGATTTACTTTACACCATCTACGGCAAAGATGTGAACGAAGATGCTGTAAAAAGGGCGATTGAACTTTCCCAGGAGAAGTACTGCTCGGTATCGGCACTAATCCGACCCGCGTGCCCGGTCAACTACACATATCAAATTGTCCAGGAGTAA
- a CDS encoding glucose-1-phosphate thymidylyltransferase, with translation MKGLVLCGGRGTRLRPLTYTIAKQLIPVANRPILSYVFDHLAAANIREVGVIISPETGPAVQEFLGDGARWNAKVSYIVQKEPLGLAHAVKIARDFLGDEPFVMYLGDNLLQDGIVSALKRFTEENVDALIMLKPVQNPSAFGVAVLSEQGEVIRLVEKPRIPPSNLALVGVYLFSPKIHPVIETLRPSWRNELEITDAIQTLIEKGARVKPVIVDGWWLDTGKKDDLLDANHIVLKTYCTRNITGVVDNSEVVDNVSVAPDARIVNSKILGPTVIGAGALIENSTVGPYASIGAECTIRNSRIEGSVVLEKSTIIGVNRITRSLIGRQVKVQANPKKEHDLRLLLSDSSEVEL, from the coding sequence ATGAAAGGCCTTGTCCTTTGCGGCGGTCGCGGTACGCGCTTGCGCCCCCTTACCTACACAATCGCCAAACAGTTGATTCCGGTTGCCAACCGGCCCATTCTATCTTATGTGTTTGACCACCTTGCTGCGGCTAATATAAGGGAGGTCGGTGTCATCATCTCACCCGAAACCGGTCCTGCAGTCCAGGAGTTTTTAGGCGATGGCGCCCGCTGGAACGCCAAGGTCAGTTATATCGTGCAAAAGGAGCCGCTCGGCCTTGCCCATGCGGTCAAAATCGCCCGCGACTTTCTCGGTGATGAGCCGTTTGTGATGTATTTAGGCGACAATCTGCTCCAGGATGGCATCGTCTCAGCCCTGAAAAGATTCACTGAGGAAAATGTCGATGCCCTGATTATGTTAAAACCGGTCCAGAACCCTTCCGCCTTTGGTGTTGCGGTCCTCTCGGAACAGGGCGAGGTGATTCGGCTTGTGGAAAAACCCAGAATTCCGCCCTCCAACCTTGCCCTGGTCGGCGTGTACCTGTTCTCACCTAAAATCCACCCGGTGATTGAAACCCTGCGCCCCTCCTGGCGCAATGAACTGGAAATCACCGATGCGATTCAAACCTTAATTGAAAAAGGGGCGCGGGTTAAACCGGTCATCGTTGATGGCTGGTGGCTCGACACCGGCAAAAAGGACGACCTCCTTGATGCCAATCACATCGTCCTCAAAACCTACTGCACCCGCAATATCACCGGTGTTGTGGACAATTCCGAAGTTGTTGATAATGTTTCTGTTGCACCCGATGCCCGGATTGTCAATTCAAAAATCCTGGGACCAACGGTCATCGGCGCCGGCGCCCTTATCGAAAATTCAACGGTCGGACCTTACGCCTCAATCGGCGCTGAATGTACCATCCGCAACTCCCGCATTGAAGGGTCGGTTGTCCTTGAAAAGAGCACCATCATCGGTGTCAATCGAATAACCCGCAGTCTCATTGGCCGGCAGGTAAAAGTCCAGGCAAACCCAAAAAAGGAACACGACCTGCGCCTGCTCCTCTCCGACTCAAGCGAGGTTGAACTGTGA
- a CDS encoding dTDP-4-dehydrorhamnose 3,5-epimerase family protein has product MNSPFQELSIKGVLLAPALINSDPRGWLCEIFRKDWFETTGLTELNPAMGYISFTNPGAIRGPHEHRHQTDTFVFPGPSDFLVVLWDNRQNSATYKNRLQLTLGASKPALLIVPPGVVHGYKNIGSVPGLVINTPNRLYRGWNRSEPVDEIRYEDDPDSPFKIE; this is encoded by the coding sequence GTGAACAGCCCATTTCAGGAGTTGAGCATCAAAGGTGTGTTACTTGCCCCTGCCCTTATCAACTCTGACCCGCGCGGCTGGTTGTGTGAAATCTTTCGCAAAGACTGGTTTGAAACTACCGGTTTAACCGAACTCAATCCAGCGATGGGTTATATCTCTTTTACCAATCCGGGCGCTATCCGTGGTCCGCACGAACACCGTCACCAGACCGACACCTTTGTTTTCCCGGGTCCATCCGACTTTCTTGTTGTCCTCTGGGACAACCGGCAGAACTCAGCCACCTACAAGAATCGGCTCCAACTGACCCTGGGTGCTTCAAAACCGGCGCTTTTAATCGTACCGCCCGGGGTTGTACATGGGTACAAAAACATCGGGTCTGTGCCCGGTCTGGTCATCAACACTCCGAACCGGCTCTATCGCGGCTGGAACCGGAGCGAACCGGTGGACGAAATCCGCTACGAAGACGACCCGGACAGCCCGTTTAAGATTGAATAA
- the rfbB gene encoding dTDP-glucose 4,6-dehydratase, with protein sequence MKLLITGGCGFIGSNLIYHLLNQHPEWEIINLDNLSYPAQGRNLASLEKNRRYRLIVGAIEDQKTVLAALSGCDAVIHLAAQTHVDRSILDPIPFVHTNVLGTQVLLDAARQASISRFVHISTDEVYGALSEHAPPFTERSPLAPRSPYAASKAAADLLVLAAYETFRMPVIIVRPSNNYGPYQFPEKFIPLAITNILEGKKIPVYGTGKNIRDWIFVEDTCRAIELVLLKGTPGEVYNAGGACEKRNIELIQSILNMLGKDDQWIEFVPDRPGHDYRYALDNSKIYQLGWRPTVDFATGIERTVRWYQENPDWWQPLKQRLQRGVQGFWT encoded by the coding sequence ATGAAACTCCTCATCACCGGCGGTTGCGGTTTTATCGGCTCAAACCTGATTTACCACCTGTTGAACCAACACCCGGAATGGGAAATCATCAACCTCGACAACCTCTCCTATCCTGCCCAGGGTAGAAACCTCGCATCCCTGGAAAAAAACCGCCGTTATCGCCTGATTGTCGGCGCAATTGAAGACCAGAAGACCGTGCTCGCGGCATTAAGCGGCTGCGATGCGGTAATCCACCTTGCTGCCCAGACCCATGTTGACCGCTCCATCCTTGACCCGATACCATTTGTCCACACCAATGTCCTCGGCACCCAGGTACTGCTTGATGCTGCCCGGCAAGCAAGCATCAGCCGTTTTGTCCACATCTCAACCGATGAGGTTTACGGTGCCCTGTCCGAACATGCCCCACCCTTCACCGAAAGGTCACCGCTCGCACCCCGTTCGCCTTACGCCGCCTCCAAAGCCGCTGCCGACCTTCTGGTCCTTGCCGCTTACGAAACCTTCCGGATGCCGGTGATTATTGTCCGGCCCTCCAACAACTACGGACCATACCAGTTCCCGGAGAAGTTTATTCCGCTCGCCATTACCAACATCCTTGAAGGCAAAAAAATCCCGGTTTACGGCACCGGGAAAAACATCCGCGACTGGATTTTTGTTGAAGACACCTGTCGGGCAATCGAACTGGTCCTGCTCAAAGGCACACCGGGCGAGGTTTACAACGCCGGCGGTGCCTGCGAAAAACGGAACATTGAACTAATCCAGTCAATTTTGAACATGCTGGGCAAAGACGACCAGTGGATTGAGTTTGTGCCGGACCGACCGGGTCACGACTACCGTTACGCCCTTGACAACAGCAAAATCTACCAACTCGGCTGGCGCCCAACTGTTGACTTCGCCACCGGCATTGAACGCACCGTCCGCTGGTATCAGGAAAATCCCGATTGGTGGCAACCGCTGAAACAGCGCCTGCAGCGCGGGGTCCAGGGGTTCTGGACTTAA
- a CDS encoding S8 family serine peptidase, with translation MSKTIVASIFLMLSIVPISALPADHFRSGQIHRFASEPGAEINFISFSNGYTIDTRYGEPSLPVDLRLEPAEARYYIVQFTGPIQRSWFSRLNTLGIQTIGYLPYYATIARLTPAQLEQVAQLPFVRWTGIFQPAYKIQAELLNSTEPEDIAVLVTPGEPSQPLENLITLQGGIVVQKTESPFGTVIQARLPGWAIPVIARAPEAFWIQEWTEPTTANSNGQWVTQSGWRATAPPDTSTEARPVWRNGVRGQGVILSTTDTGLNLGHDMFRDPTLSVTPPGIWPEHRKVVAYKKYGTADASEGQYHGSHVNGTVAGDDSITGGTSYYDGMSIKGRLYFVDLTNGTSFVLGTDLWALWDTVYFGRGLPDSLRPIKQHSGSWGWSNSSGTYLLQDASTDAFIWAHKDFLNIMAAGNEYSSRRIRNPGIAKNVLTVGALQNGTASNTIASFSSRGPTQDGRLKPSIMAPGEGIYSATRTGTNTYQSMDGTSMATPMTSGAIGLIRCYLQEGFYPTGTPTPENRISYISAALLRSMAIASADPNIGSYTPPDNNIGWGRIDVDSVLYFAGDTRKLLLKDDTIGIATGEYAEEQFRVESQIPLRVALAWSDTAAAPSANPTLVNNLDLELISPTGTYYRGNKYSAGQSIANPTGWDSINTEECCRINAPDTGLWTIRVYGRNVATGSRQPFAWTITGALALPTTTHDAGVMAIITPSGDIDSGTVITPQALVKNYGTTEEEITVVFNISSLYSDSQTVTLAAGAAETLDFDPWTAEVIGTQTATSFTILSGDENPANDTARFEFEVLPGTGVEEGSASLNRVFLAPAEPNPFRNSVSLRFNLPISSSVKLQIFSVTGELVASLVNTEKPAGTHTVIWNGTLENGKSAYYGVFYCRLSAGNTVLTRKLVKTR, from the coding sequence GTGAGTAAAACAATCGTCGCCAGCATTTTTTTAATGCTGAGCATCGTCCCAATCTCTGCCTTGCCCGCAGACCATTTTCGTAGTGGGCAAATTCACCGCTTTGCATCCGAACCCGGTGCGGAAATCAACTTCATCTCTTTTAGCAACGGCTATACCATTGACACCCGCTATGGTGAACCCAGCCTGCCGGTCGATTTGCGGCTTGAGCCGGCTGAAGCCCGCTACTACATCGTTCAATTTACCGGACCGATTCAACGGTCCTGGTTTTCCCGATTAAACACCCTGGGCATCCAGACAATCGGTTATCTACCCTATTACGCCACCATCGCCCGTTTGACACCCGCGCAACTGGAACAGGTCGCGCAACTGCCCTTTGTCCGCTGGACCGGCATCTTTCAGCCCGCCTACAAAATTCAGGCGGAACTCTTGAACAGCACCGAACCCGAAGACATTGCCGTTCTCGTAACACCTGGCGAACCTTCCCAGCCCCTTGAAAATCTCATCACGCTGCAGGGTGGCATTGTTGTCCAGAAAACCGAAAGTCCGTTTGGCACCGTGATTCAGGCGCGGCTTCCGGGCTGGGCAATTCCGGTAATTGCCCGCGCACCCGAGGCGTTCTGGATTCAGGAGTGGACCGAACCAACAACCGCCAACAGCAATGGCCAATGGGTCACCCAATCGGGCTGGCGTGCTACCGCACCGCCCGACACCTCAACCGAAGCGCGGCCTGTGTGGCGCAATGGCGTGCGCGGTCAAGGGGTCATTCTTTCAACCACCGACACCGGCTTGAACCTCGGTCACGATATGTTCCGGGACCCAACGCTATCGGTAACCCCGCCTGGAATCTGGCCCGAACATCGCAAGGTGGTCGCCTACAAAAAGTACGGCACCGCCGATGCGAGTGAAGGACAGTACCACGGCTCCCATGTCAACGGCACTGTTGCCGGTGACGACTCAATTACCGGTGGCACCAGTTACTACGATGGGATGTCAATCAAGGGTCGCCTCTACTTTGTTGACCTGACCAACGGCACCAGTTTTGTTCTTGGCACCGACCTCTGGGCCCTCTGGGATACGGTCTATTTTGGACGGGGTTTGCCCGATTCGCTCCGGCCCATCAAACAGCACTCTGGCTCCTGGGGCTGGTCCAACTCCTCAGGTACCTATCTTCTCCAGGACGCATCAACCGACGCCTTCATCTGGGCGCACAAAGACTTCTTGAACATTATGGCAGCGGGCAATGAGTACTCAAGCCGGAGAATTCGCAATCCGGGTATTGCGAAGAATGTTTTGACCGTGGGCGCGCTCCAGAACGGCACCGCATCTAACACCATCGCCTCATTTTCCAGCCGGGGTCCGACCCAGGACGGCAGGCTCAAACCGAGCATTATGGCACCGGGCGAAGGTATCTACTCCGCAACCCGCACCGGCACCAACACCTATCAGTCAATGGACGGCACCTCAATGGCAACGCCGATGACCAGTGGCGCCATTGGACTCATCCGCTGTTACCTCCAGGAAGGCTTTTACCCGACCGGCACGCCAACACCGGAAAACCGCATCTCCTACATCTCGGCAGCACTGCTCCGCTCAATGGCAATCGCCTCTGCCGACCCGAACATCGGTTCCTACACACCACCGGACAACAACATCGGCTGGGGCAGAATTGATGTCGATTCGGTGCTCTACTTTGCGGGCGACACCCGGAAACTTCTGTTAAAAGACGACACGATTGGCATCGCCACCGGCGAATATGCCGAAGAGCAGTTCCGGGTTGAATCCCAAATCCCGTTAAGGGTCGCCCTTGCCTGGTCTGACACCGCTGCTGCGCCCAGTGCCAACCCCACCCTTGTCAACAACCTTGACTTAGAACTGATTTCGCCCACCGGCACCTACTACCGCGGCAACAAGTACAGCGCGGGTCAATCCATCGCCAACCCTACCGGCTGGGACTCAATCAACACCGAAGAGTGCTGTCGCATCAACGCACCGGACACCGGACTCTGGACAATTCGGGTTTATGGCCGCAATGTGGCAACCGGTAGCCGTCAGCCTTTTGCCTGGACAATCACCGGCGCGCTCGCCCTGCCCACAACAACCCACGATGCCGGCGTAATGGCAATCATCACCCCGAGCGGTGACATCGACTCGGGCACGGTCATCACACCCCAGGCACTGGTTAAAAACTACGGCACGACCGAAGAAGAGATTACGGTGGTGTTCAACATCTCGTCACTCTACTCCGACTCCCAGACCGTTACGCTCGCCGCCGGTGCCGCCGAAACCCTTGACTTCGACCCCTGGACCGCAGAAGTAATCGGCACCCAGACCGCAACATCGTTCACCATCCTGTCCGGCGATGAAAATCCGGCAAACGACACCGCCCGGTTTGAGTTTGAAGTGCTGCCCGGAACCGGCGTTGAAGAAGGCAGCGCATCGCTCAATCGGGTATTCCTTGCTCCAGCCGAACCCAACCCCTTCCGCAACAGTGTCTCTCTCCGCTTCAACCTGCCTATATCCAGTTCGGTGAAACTCCAGATTTTCTCGGTGACCGGCGAACTTGTCGCCAGCCTCGTCAACACCGAAAAACCGGCTGGTACCCACACCGTCATCTGGAACGGAACCCTCGAAAACGGCAAAAGTGCTTACTACGGCGTGTTCTACTGCCGGCTCAGCGCAGGCAATACCGTGCTCACCCGCAAACTGGTTAAAACCCGATAA
- a CDS encoding T9SS type A sorting domain-containing protein: MSQTNWSFVVSYSTNGGSNWTRCNLSGSSTGFCYTLAVAPSQTEIVYAGGEVSGYGAVYRSTNNGITWTRTTQAPIETVFSLVVHPGNPNTVYAATPGGVYQSTDAGTNWTNLLSQRGMRTIKIFPCAPDTIVAAGDYGVMFSTDAGAHWQEMNDGLECLRITSLEFVHAPELSLVAGTNGGAGYRWTFSTGVNELSHSKTSHWHISPNPASRRIFVQTNHPEVRLAVYDAQGRKVWHGSGARTVTVDVSRLPSGVYHLEARTAQERWFSRFTVAR; this comes from the coding sequence GTGAGCCAGACCAACTGGTCTTTTGTTGTCTCCTACTCTACCAACGGTGGTAGCAACTGGACCCGCTGCAACCTGTCCGGTTCCAGTACCGGTTTCTGTTATACGCTTGCGGTCGCCCCTTCGCAAACCGAAATTGTCTATGCCGGGGGCGAGGTTTCGGGCTACGGTGCTGTTTACCGCTCGACAAATAACGGCATCACCTGGACCCGGACAACGCAGGCACCAATTGAAACCGTTTTTAGCCTCGTTGTCCATCCCGGAAATCCCAATACCGTCTATGCTGCCACTCCGGGCGGTGTGTACCAATCAACCGACGCCGGAACAAACTGGACCAACCTCCTTTCCCAGCGCGGCATGCGGACGATAAAAATTTTCCCGTGCGCACCCGACACCATCGTTGCCGCCGGCGACTACGGGGTAATGTTCTCAACCGATGCCGGCGCTCACTGGCAGGAGATGAACGACGGGCTGGAATGTTTACGGATAACGAGCCTTGAGTTTGTCCACGCCCCGGAACTCAGCCTCGTTGCCGGAACCAATGGCGGTGCTGGATACCGCTGGACTTTTTCTACCGGCGTCAATGAACTTTCCCATTCTAAGACATCGCACTGGCACATCTCACCCAATCCCGCAAGCCGCCGCATCTTCGTGCAAACCAACCATCCGGAGGTGCGTCTTGCTGTTTACGATGCGCAAGGAAGAAAGGTCTGGCACGGTTCAGGCGCCCGAACCGTGACGGTTGATGTCAGCCGCCTGCCCAGCGGTGTGTACCATCTTGAAGCCCGGACCGCTCAGGAAAGATGGTTTAGCCGGTTTACTGTTGCCCGCTGA
- a CDS encoding M28 family peptidase: MKRMVLILSVILCALFAEEFLAIIPGFPPEQLAERFRVVGQTNNGVLVVGKEEEIAVYRGRVLDFRPDEKIYYRVRLVNWAEQEELAKMARILDFDGTEFLVAVEPDRVEQLMTLPAFLGRVSLQGWAFHRSEWKAPQVLSNPLVGQMVSRVSADSVLSYVRRLQRYRTRYSTSDSCRAAAEWIRQKFIAYGCDTVLMQNHTSGHAPNVIGIKFGVRGQRNPYAIICGHFDSYAPSNAPGADDNASGTAAVIEAARVTQGYRFQNDLRFIAFSGEEFGLYGSEYYANQARVQGDSILGVLNFDMIGYVDAAPENLDVMGKIANPACEPFVDWFTAVADTYTGLPIYKRMVNDNQNSDHGPFWNNGYLAFCGIEDFWPVNPYYHTPGDSIGAGYNSNEFCTQVTKTGVAGLALLGEPVPSNRPLLGFLRYRVDDAAGNNNGFWDPGESVGVYVTLKNFGVVDAHTVSAQLSTADSFVTLFSDSSFFSDIPAGESAVGGQPYTMRARVNTPREHPVEFDLVITAQESTYQSHFTIPVGRYLITDPIPDNSQPPIYWAYDDIDTAWVEHPVYEWVEINTIGTRLNFPHNDSVKVIKLPDGFGPFRFYGRDYDSLSISADGWLCPGFYRQPNYNNQPLPSSQTPPGVLGVNWDDLYPGYNNTGFVYYHYDSLNHRLVIEYDSVCYYNPRTVRDKFQVLIYDSTVQTPTGDNVIVFQYQTANNLTSSTVGIQDPTRTIAIQVLYNGNYHHGAAPIVPGRAIKFTTVEATGLEERAMVIPGNGLSGQKVVMPNPARGVVQIRLSPAGSQDAEILIYDRSGREVSRLKINQGQGVWNTRTVPNGIYFLRVPGVKEVKKAVLIN, encoded by the coding sequence GTGAAGAGGATGGTCTTGATTTTAAGTGTAATATTGTGTGCGCTTTTTGCAGAAGAGTTTCTGGCGATTATCCCGGGATTTCCGCCCGAGCAACTGGCAGAGAGGTTTCGTGTTGTGGGCCAGACTAATAATGGGGTTCTGGTTGTGGGTAAAGAGGAGGAGATTGCAGTGTATCGGGGCAGAGTGCTGGATTTTCGACCTGATGAGAAGATTTACTACCGGGTTCGGCTTGTTAACTGGGCGGAACAGGAAGAGCTGGCGAAAATGGCACGCATTCTTGACTTTGACGGCACAGAGTTCCTGGTTGCGGTTGAGCCTGATAGGGTTGAACAGTTGATGACCCTGCCCGCGTTTTTGGGCCGGGTGAGCCTTCAGGGCTGGGCCTTTCACCGTTCGGAGTGGAAGGCGCCCCAGGTTTTGTCCAATCCTTTAGTGGGGCAGATGGTCTCCCGGGTGTCAGCCGATTCGGTTCTTTCTTATGTCCGGCGGTTGCAGCGCTACCGTACCCGCTATTCGACATCAGACTCCTGCCGGGCAGCGGCAGAGTGGATAAGACAGAAGTTTATCGCGTACGGCTGTGACACGGTGCTGATGCAAAACCACACCTCGGGTCATGCACCGAATGTGATTGGGATTAAGTTTGGGGTGCGGGGCCAGCGCAACCCTTATGCGATAATCTGTGGCCATTTTGACTCTTATGCTCCGAGCAATGCACCGGGTGCGGACGACAATGCATCGGGTACCGCGGCGGTGATTGAGGCGGCACGGGTCACTCAGGGGTACCGGTTTCAAAACGATTTGCGGTTTATCGCCTTTTCCGGTGAGGAGTTTGGGCTTTACGGCAGTGAGTACTATGCGAATCAGGCACGGGTTCAGGGTGACTCAATCCTCGGGGTTTTGAACTTTGATATGATTGGCTATGTGGATGCGGCGCCCGAGAACCTTGATGTGATGGGGAAGATTGCCAATCCAGCGTGTGAGCCTTTTGTTGACTGGTTCACCGCAGTGGCGGACACCTATACCGGACTGCCGATTTACAAGCGGATGGTGAACGACAACCAGAACTCAGACCACGGGCCCTTCTGGAACAACGGTTATCTGGCGTTTTGCGGCATTGAGGACTTCTGGCCCGTAAATCCATATTATCACACACCGGGCGACTCAATCGGTGCCGGCTACAACAGCAATGAGTTCTGCACCCAGGTGACAAAAACCGGTGTTGCGGGGCTGGCGCTCCTGGGCGAACCTGTACCCTCAAACCGGCCACTGCTGGGCTTTCTGCGCTACCGGGTTGATGACGCCGCGGGTAACAACAACGGGTTCTGGGACCCAGGAGAGAGTGTTGGTGTGTATGTGACCCTGAAAAACTTTGGGGTGGTTGATGCCCATACGGTTAGTGCCCAGCTCAGCACCGCAGACAGTTTTGTTACACTGTTTTCAGACAGCAGTTTCTTCAGTGACATTCCAGCCGGAGAGTCGGCGGTGGGCGGTCAACCTTATACGATGCGGGCGCGCGTCAATACCCCACGCGAGCATCCGGTTGAGTTCGACCTGGTCATCACCGCACAGGAGAGTACCTATCAGAGCCACTTTACCATACCGGTCGGTCGGTATCTCATCACCGACCCGATTCCGGACAATAGCCAGCCACCAATCTACTGGGCTTATGACGACATCGATACCGCCTGGGTAGAGCATCCGGTTTACGAATGGGTGGAGATCAACACCATCGGGACGCGGTTGAATTTTCCCCACAACGACAGCGTAAAGGTGATAAAACTGCCTGATGGTTTTGGTCCTTTCCGTTTTTATGGCCGGGATTACGATTCGCTTTCCATTTCGGCGGATGGCTGGCTCTGCCCGGGATTTTACCGGCAACCGAACTACAACAATCAACCCTTACCCAGTTCCCAGACGCCGCCCGGTGTACTTGGCGTCAACTGGGACGACCTATACCCCGGCTACAACAACACCGGGTTTGTTTATTACCACTACGACTCTCTGAACCACCGGCTGGTGATTGAGTACGACAGCGTCTGTTACTACAACCCCCGCACTGTGCGCGACAAATTCCAGGTGTTAATCTACGACTCTACGGTACAGACACCAACCGGCGACAATGTAATTGTTTTTCAGTACCAAACCGCAAACAATCTTACCAGTTCAACAGTCGGGATTCAGGACCCGACCAGAACAATTGCGATTCAGGTGCTTTACAACGGTAACTACCATCACGGCGCGGCGCCCATTGTGCCGGGCAGGGCAATAAAGTTTACAACGGTCGAGGCGACCGGATTAGAGGAAAGGGCGATGGTAATTCCGGGTAACGGGCTTTCCGGGCAGAAGGTTGTTATGCCCAATCCAGCGCGGGGTGTGGTACAAATCCGGTTGAGTCCGGCTGGTAGTCAAGATGCGGAGATTCTAATTTATGACCGTTCCGGTCGAGAGGTTTCCCGGCTGAAAATTAACCAGGGGCAAGGTGTCTGGAACACGCGGACCGTGCCTAACGGGATATACTTCCTCCGGGTACCGGGTGTAAAGGAAGTCAAGAAGGCGGTTTTGATTAACTGA